From the Brachyhypopomus gauderio isolate BG-103 chromosome 5, BGAUD_0.2, whole genome shotgun sequence genome, one window contains:
- the LOC143514401 gene encoding uncharacterized protein LOC143514401 isoform X3 gives MATAEERALVKLGSELEKLGRQIERLLEKQAELTQEKTRLEAARDAAYSAVSTPSSRRLSATAILTRAPGWERQRGRGRQPASSPLPQPDFSSANPFEVLSSGSSTSPSPAPAPKKNKGGARVLDVARRLPSALKQRDDFGTVVLHVGAVDTFARRSEILKDHYRSLLDTARKKTSARLVVSGPLPTFRRGCELFSRLFCLHSWLRDTCGSVGVDYVDNWESFRERPSLYRRDGLHPSRLGSAVLSRNIEDVLRRA, from the exons ATGGCTACCGCGGAGGAACGGGCTCTCGTCAAGCTCGGCTCGGAGCTGGAGAAGTTGGGTCGACAGATCGAACGTCTTCTGGAGAAGCAAGCGGAGCtcacccaggagaagaccaggctcgaggccgcccgcgacgctgcctactcggccgtctccactccctcgtcACGGCGGCTCAGCGCGACCGCCATCTTGACCCGTGCTCCAGGCTGGGAGCGCCAGCGAGGACGCGGAAGGCAGCCGGCGTCGTCACCCCTACCTCAGCCGGACTTCTCCTCTGCGAACCCGTTCGAGGTGCTCAGCTCCGGGTCCTCCACCTCgccctcaccagcgccggcacCAAAGAAGAATAAAGGCG GCGCTCGTGTCCTGGACGTGGCCAGGCGGCTTCCCTCGGCGCTGAAGCAGCGAGATGACTTCGGCACCGTCGTCCTTCACGTGGGGGCTGTCGACACCTTCGCCCGGCGCAGCGAGATCCTGAAGGACCACTACCGCTCGCTTCTGGACACCGCACGGAAGAAGACGTCGGCCAGGCTTGTTGTCTCCGGTCCGCTTCCAACATTCCGGCGAGGGTGCGAGTTGTTTAGccgtcttttctgtctccacagctggctccgggacacctgtGGCAGCGTCGGCGTGGACTACgtcgacaactgggagagtttccgTGAGCGTCCGtcactctaccgccgagatggacttcaccccagtcgcctaggctcggcagtcctctcccggaacatcgaggacgtgctacgccgagcctga
- the LOC143514401 gene encoding uncharacterized protein LOC143514401 isoform X1, with protein MATAEERALVKLGSELEKLGRQIERLLEKQAELTQEKTRLEAARDAAYSAVSTPSSRRLSATAILTRAPGWERQRGRGRQPASSPLPQPDFSSANPFEVLSSGSSTSPSPAPAPKKNKGGILVIGDSITRHLKVDLPGSKRNPTVSCFPGARVLDVARRLPSALKQRDDFGTVVLHVGAVDTFARRSEILKDHYRSLLDTARKKTSARLVVSGPLPTFRRGCELFSRLFCLHSWLRDTCGSVGVDYVDNWESFRERPSLYRRDGLHPSRLGSAVLSRNIEDVLRRA; from the coding sequence ATGGCTACCGCGGAGGAACGGGCTCTCGTCAAGCTCGGCTCGGAGCTGGAGAAGTTGGGTCGACAGATCGAACGTCTTCTGGAGAAGCAAGCGGAGCtcacccaggagaagaccaggctcgaggccgcccgcgacgctgcctactcggccgtctccactccctcgtcACGGCGGCTCAGCGCGACCGCCATCTTGACCCGTGCTCCAGGCTGGGAGCGCCAGCGAGGACGCGGAAGGCAGCCGGCGTCGTCACCCCTACCTCAGCCGGACTTCTCCTCTGCGAACCCGTTCGAGGTGCTCAGCTCCGGGTCCTCCACCTCgccctcaccagcgccggcacCAAAGAAGAATAAAGGCGGTATCCTCGTTATCGGCGACTCGATTACACGACACTTGAAGGTCGATCTGCCAGGGTCAAAGAGAAACCCCACTGTGTCCTGTTTTCCAGGCGCTCGTGTCCTGGACGTGGCCAGGCGGCTTCCCTCGGCGCTGAAGCAGCGAGATGACTTCGGCACCGTCGTCCTTCACGTGGGGGCTGTCGACACCTTCGCCCGGCGCAGCGAGATCCTGAAGGACCACTACCGCTCGCTTCTGGACACCGCACGGAAGAAGACGTCGGCCAGGCTTGTTGTCTCCGGTCCGCTTCCAACATTCCGGCGAGGGTGCGAGTTGTTTAGccgtcttttctgtctccacagctggctccgggacacctgtGGCAGCGTCGGCGTGGACTACgtcgacaactgggagagtttccgTGAGCGTCCGtcactctaccgccgagatggacttcaccccagtcgcctaggctcggcagtcctctcccggaacatcgaggacgtgctacgccgagcctga
- the ndufa5 gene encoding NADH dehydrogenase [ubiquinone] 1 alpha subcomplex subunit 5 isoform X2 — translation MTTGLVGLAVSQRPHEHLRILYSRILTSLQKLPQDAAYRKYTEQLITERLHHVKTETDIQKLEKKINCGEIEEAIAQAEAELSLSKKMLEWKPWEPLVEEAPADQWKWPI, via the exons ATG ACCACAGGCTTGGTCGGACTTGCTGTTTCACAAAGACCACATGAG CATCTTAGGATTTTGTACAGCAGGATTTTGACGTCCCTGCAGAAGCTGCCCCAGGATGCTGCATACAGGAAGTACACCGAACAGCTGATCACAGAGAGGCTCCACCACGTCAAAACG GAAACTGATATACAGAAGCTGGAAAAGAAGATAAACTGCGGAGAAATTGAGGAAGCAATAGCACAA GCAGAGGCAGAGCTGTCCTTGTCCAAGAAGATGTTGGAGTGGAAACCATGGGAACCGCTGGTGGAAGAAGCCCCTGCTGACCAATGGAAATGGCCGATCTGA
- the ndufa5 gene encoding NADH dehydrogenase [ubiquinone] 1 alpha subcomplex subunit 5 isoform X1, producing the protein MAGVIKKTTGLVGLAVSQRPHEHLRILYSRILTSLQKLPQDAAYRKYTEQLITERLHHVKTETDIQKLEKKINCGEIEEAIAQAEAELSLSKKMLEWKPWEPLVEEAPADQWKWPI; encoded by the exons ATGGCAGGAGTGATTAAAAAG ACCACAGGCTTGGTCGGACTTGCTGTTTCACAAAGACCACATGAG CATCTTAGGATTTTGTACAGCAGGATTTTGACGTCCCTGCAGAAGCTGCCCCAGGATGCTGCATACAGGAAGTACACCGAACAGCTGATCACAGAGAGGCTCCACCACGTCAAAACG GAAACTGATATACAGAAGCTGGAAAAGAAGATAAACTGCGGAGAAATTGAGGAAGCAATAGCACAA GCAGAGGCAGAGCTGTCCTTGTCCAAGAAGATGTTGGAGTGGAAACCATGGGAACCGCTGGTGGAAGAAGCCCCTGCTGACCAATGGAAATGGCCGATCTGA
- the asb15b gene encoding ankyrin repeat and SOCS box protein 15b — MADTDQLEEERLIEFAIQQSLQDVCMFPNQRARWSLDTASDENLKILAAIDQGDVNAVRELRRHKNAFKETDARGWLPLHRAAVQPDGELLDAVCKASHELSMEEVTGEGETALTLAARAGCVENVKVLLGHGASPHNTNHKNESALLLAVGVGSYDMVLALILGGAFVEQVCRTKWTSTHEAARVGCLDVMMLLLRHGGKVEARDAHGVTPLGIAAEFGHSDVLQVLIEHGGDVNAQATNGDTVLYDAAGSGNLDCIQLLLHYGASPNVASLAFQLPIHRAAYQGHYLVLKTLIPLTTKRAIRLSGTSPVHSAADGGHASCLELLVQTGFDVNSPLGAHISDNYDDMRKTALFFAVSNGDVTCAQLLLEAGASPELDPLRCLLVAVRASHYELVRLLLAHGADANCFFTVVTDTAFPTALQYCLRDETLLRMLLSNGYRGDSCFHCYHDQHYTGCVWGQDFSLHSNTDSHSRKVTFCDFISVFWLRHMAGPVVRTLIDYIRHVPICSRLRKILEGQKEWTEIYHILRNPCSLQHLCRLVIREKMPLRTLNNPEVMATVHFPPTLKNYLIYKELDLYDRGTEGW, encoded by the exons ATGGCGGACACTGACCAGCTGGAAGAGGAGCGGCTGATTGAGTTTGCCATCCAACAAAGTCTTCAGGACGTCTGCATGTTTCCAAACCAGAGAGCACGGTG GTCATTGGACACAGCCAGTGACGAAAATCTAAAGATTTTAGCTGCGATTGACCAAG GTGACGTGAACGCTGTGCGAGAACTGCGTCGACACAAAAACGCGTTTAAAGAAACAGACGCACGAGGCTGGCTGCCGTTACACCGAGCCGCCGTGCAGCCTGACGGCGAACTCCTGGACGCCGTGTGCAAGG CTTCCCACGAGCTGAGCATGGAGGAGGTGACGGGGGAGGGCGAGACCGCGCTCACGCTGGCCGCGCGCGCGGGATGTGTGGAGAACGTGAAGGTGCTGTTGGGTCACGGAGCTTCACCGCATAACACCAACCACAAGAACGAGTCTGCACTGCTCCTGG CGGTTGGGGTTGGCTCCTACGACATGGTGCTGGCGCTGATCTTGGGTGGAGCTTTCGTGGAGCAGGTGTGTCGGACGAAGTGGACGTCCACTCACGAGGCTGCGAGAGTGGGATGTCTGGATGTGATGATGCTGCTCCTTCGTCACGGCGGGAAAGTGGAGGCCCGGGACGCACACGGCGTCACACCACTGGGCATCGCCGCCGAGTTCGGCCACAGCGACGTCCTGCAGGTCCTCATTGAGCACG GGGGCGATGTCAATGCACAGGCCACCAACGGAGACACGGTGCTGTATgacgcagcaggttctggaaACCTGGACTGCATTCAGCTGCTCCTCCATTATGGTGCCAGTCCTAACGTGGCCAGTCTGGCCTTCCAATTGCCCATCCACCGGGCCGCCTACCAAGGGCACTATCT GGTTCTGAAGACCCTCATCCCTCTCACCACTAAGCGGGCCATCCGCCTGTCTGGGACGAGTCCTGTGCACTCAGCAGCAGACGGAGGTCACGCCTCCTGTCTGGAGCTGCTTGTTCAGACGGGATTCGACGTCAACTCCCCGCTCGGTGCGCACATCTCCGACAACTACGACGACATGAGGAAGACGGCGCTGTTCTTTGCCGTTTCCAATGGCGACGTGACGTGCGCCCAGCTGCTGTTGGAGGCGGGGGCGAGTCCAGAGCTGGACCCTCTGCGCTGCCTCCTGGTGGCCGTGCGCGCCAGCCACTACGAGCTCGTCCGTCTGCTCCTGGCACACGGGGCCGACGCCAACTGCTTCTTCACCGTGGTGACGGACACCGCCTTCCCCACGGCACTGCAGTACTGCCTAAGGGACGAGACCTTGCTGCGCATGCTGCTTAGCAACGGCTACCGTGGGGACAGCTGCTTCCACTGCTACCATGACCAGCACTAcacggggtgtgtgtgggggcaggaCTTCTCTCTGCACAGCAACACGGACAGCCACTCCAGGAAAGTAACG ttTTGTGATTTCATCAGCGTGTTCTGGCTGAGGCACATGGCCGGCCCTGTGGTTCGCACCCTCATTGACTACATCAGACACGTGCCCATCTGCTCCAGGCTGAGGAAGATCTTGGAGGGGCAGAAGGAGTGGACTGAGATCTACCACATCCTCC GGAACCCATGCTCTCTGCAGCACCTGTGCAGGCTGGTGATCAGGGAGAAGATGCCCCTGAGGACACTCAACAACCCTGAGGTCATGGCCACTGTGCACTTTCCTCCAACTCTGAAGAACTACCTCATTTACAAGGAGCTTGACCTGTatgacagagggacagaggggtGGTAG
- the LOC143514401 gene encoding uncharacterized protein LOC143514401 isoform X2 translates to MATAEERALVKLGSELEKLGRQIERLLEKQAELTQEKTRLEAARDAAYSAVSTPSSRRLSATAILTRAPGWERQRGRGRQPASSPLPQPDFSSANPFEVLSSGSSTSPSPAPAPKKNKGGILVIGDSITRHLKVDLPGSKRNPTVSCFPGARVLDVARRLPSALKQRDDFGTVVLHVGAVDTFARRSEILKDHYRSLLDTARKKTWLRDTCGSVGVDYVDNWESFRERPSLYRRDGLHPSRLGSAVLSRNIEDVLRRA, encoded by the exons ATGGCTACCGCGGAGGAACGGGCTCTCGTCAAGCTCGGCTCGGAGCTGGAGAAGTTGGGTCGACAGATCGAACGTCTTCTGGAGAAGCAAGCGGAGCtcacccaggagaagaccaggctcgaggccgcccgcgacgctgcctactcggccgtctccactccctcgtcACGGCGGCTCAGCGCGACCGCCATCTTGACCCGTGCTCCAGGCTGGGAGCGCCAGCGAGGACGCGGAAGGCAGCCGGCGTCGTCACCCCTACCTCAGCCGGACTTCTCCTCTGCGAACCCGTTCGAGGTGCTCAGCTCCGGGTCCTCCACCTCgccctcaccagcgccggcacCAAAGAAGAATAAAGGCGGTATCCTCGTTATCGGCGACTCGATTACACGACACTTGAAGGTCGATCTGCCAGGGTCAAAGAGAAACCCCACTGTGTCCTGTTTTCCAGGCGCTCGTGTCCTGGACGTGGCCAGGCGGCTTCCCTCGGCGCTGAAGCAGCGAGATGACTTCGGCACCGTCGTCCTTCACGTGGGGGCTGTCGACACCTTCGCCCGGCGCAGCGAGATCCTGAAGGACCACTACCGCTCGCTTCTGGACACCGCACGGAAGAAGAC ctggctccgggacacctgtGGCAGCGTCGGCGTGGACTACgtcgacaactgggagagtttccgTGAGCGTCCGtcactctaccgccgagatggacttcaccccagtcgcctaggctcggcagtcctctcccggaacatcgaggacgtgctacgccgagcctga